A stretch of Brassica napus cultivar Da-Ae chromosome C6, Da-Ae, whole genome shotgun sequence DNA encodes these proteins:
- the LOC106448151 gene encoding uncharacterized protein LOC106448151: protein MTNMFKEAKRRNRVFQELLLRICDQRPPVYDSGPDIILWKHAQDDYQKTFSTRATWEQLRVKREKVDWSDVVWFKQAVPQFSFITWLAIKNRLSTGDRMRMWGVQQDCMLCGEKNETRDHHFFACPYSYMVWVTVTGALLGTLITPDWTDTMERLQRDRVATMDKVLAKMAFQTTIYHIWRERNARRHRKTWIQMAQLAHQIDKTKRNIISSLIYRFGSRLEGLMRRWFEVTT from the coding sequence ATGACCAATATGTTTAAAGAAGCAAAAAGGAGAAATCGTGTTTTTCAGGAACTTCTCTTGAGGATATGTGATCAACGGCCACCTGTCTATGACTCTGGTCCAGATATTATCCTATGGAAACATGCGCAGGATGACTACCAGAAGACTTTTTCGACACGCGCGACTTGGGAGCAATTAAGAGTGAAGCGGGAAAAGGTTGATTGGAGTGATGTTGTATGGTTTAAGCAGGCAGTGCCGCAATTCTCTTTTATTACTTGGCTTGCGATCAAGAATCGCCTGTCAACAGGAGATCGTATGAGGATGTGGGGAGTGCAGCAAGATTGTATGCTGTGTGGGGAGAAGAATGAGACTAGAGACCATCATTTCTTCGCCTGCCCATATAGCTACATGGTTTGGGTTACAGTAACTGGAGCTCTATTGGGAACTCTCATTACCCCTGACTGGACGGACACTATGGAGAGATTGCAGAGAGATCGTGTGGCCACGATGGATAAAGTATTGGCGAAGATGGCTTTTCAGACGACAATCTATCATATATGGCGGGAGAGGAATGCACGGAGGCATAGGAAAACCTGGATACAGATGGCACAACTGGCTCACCAGATTGATAAGACAAAGAGAAACATAATATCTTCTTTGATATATCGTTTTGGAAGCAGACTAGAGGGACTCATGAGGCGCTGGTTTGAGGTCACCACTTGA
- the LOC125588412 gene encoding uncharacterized protein LOC125588412: protein MTFVYGDLVLERRDQVWERRTRFSTTRTGPWFMIGDFNKITGHNEKEGGRQRSDSSFLSFKQMLTDCGMLEFSFTGDMLSWVGKRAGRVTVRCRLDRAVGNADWHEKFPHSNVKYLRLWGSDHRPILVDILTKPTRRSMKFKFDRRWLDNEELRQIILEGWKSPDLPPNANIMEHISSCRKALSEWRKQHNINSAKLVEELKEKVEGLYADDNATTEEIAAALKELSDALKAEEMFWKQKSRVFWLREGDKNTKYFHALTKQRRARNKITQLLDVNGTIVEDEEGLVAIATSYFRQIFESSTPEDIEEALSEVPTTITGTMNDSLTAPVSEWEVKLVFFAMHPDKAPGPDGMTALFYQQFWDIVKQDLTLMVYKFMFEGHVANSLNDTNICLIPKTTKPNDMAQFRPISLCNVSYKIVSKVLCQRLKKVLPGLISETQSAFVAGRQISDNIMIAQEMFHALRTKPSGRNKRMAIKIDMSKAYDRMEWSFIEAVMRKMGLSETWITWIMRCITSVKYKVLMNGQPRGNIVPATRQEVKDTLGIHNDGGMGKYLGIPEDISGSKCKLFAFLKDNLMHRVNGWTGRWLSKGGKEVMIKSILLALPTYVMSTFLLPLEICENLASAIAQFWWSSNPPKRGIHWAKWDKVCLPKEEGGIGFRLIHEFNLALLAKQLWRLVQYLDSLVSRVLGGRYYGMTSPLRATSASSPSYVWTSISAARKLLLLGIRQKIHSGYDVRAWEDPWIPTTPARPARPIAPMMNLNMRVSDIINQESKEWDVGLLDDYVHPDDIPLIRSMAISSTHRRDTFCWNYTRNGQYTVKSGYWVSQNLLKQEEEKEILEPSITKLQAFAWKLKVPRKMCHLIWQLITGQVAVTRNLVRRNMRCDNYCPRCGEIEESVTHAIFECPPALQVWSLSVTPTSPGIFPVASVYTNMDYLFWRKNNIIVPDQDRDPYPWIIWYIWKARNDKLFRGIDRDPLELVRYAESECQALFNANEMIPPQMDLRQLLIALVDVDESGWIVGRTYNLWEHETLLDVNQRCIRSAAMGDGEHASTLAVPELWNGLQRADRNDK from the exons atgacgtttgtttatggTGACCTTGTTTTGGAACGAAGAGATCAAGTTTGGGAACGTCGtacgcgtttctcaacaactAGAACTGGACCTTGGTTCATGATTGGAGACTTCAATAAAATCACGGGTCACAATGAGAAGGAAGGAGGGAGACAGCGTTCAGATAGCTCGTTCCTATCCTTTAAGCAAATGCTTACAGATTGTGGGATGTTAGAGTTTTCTTTTACGGGGGACATGCTTTCATGGGTAGGGAAGAGAGCAGGACGTGTAACTGTTCGATGTCGTCTAGACAGAGCAGTAGGCAATGCTGATTGGCATGAGAAGTTCCCACACTCTAATGTCAAGTACTTGAGATTATGGGGATCGGATCATCGTCCGATTCTTGTAGATATACTGACAAAGCCAACGAGAAGATCAatgaaattcaaatttgataGGAGATGGCTAGACAATGAGGAACTGAGGCAAATCATTCTTGAGGGATGGAAATCTCCTGATTTACCCCCCAATGCGAATATAATGGAACATATCTCTAGTTGTCGAAAAGCTTTGAGTGAGTGGAGGAAACAACACAACATCAATTCGGCAAAGCTAGTGGAGGAGTTAAAGGagaaagttgagggtttatatgCAGACGACAATGCGACGACGGAGGAAATTGCAGCAGCGTTGAAGGAATTATCTGATGCTCTTAAGGCAGAAGAAATGTTCTGGAAACAAAAGAGTAGAGTGTTTTGGCTGAGAGAGGGAgataaaaataccaaatatttTCATGCCTTAACGAAGCAAAGGAGAGCAAGGAACAAAATCACGCAGCTTCTGGATGTTAATGGTACTATAGTTGAGGATGAGGAAGGACtggtagccattgctactagttaTTTTCGACAAATCTTTGAGTCATCTACACCAGAAGACATTGAAGAGGCGCTATCTGAAGTTCCTACGACGATTACAGGAACAATGAATGACAGCCTCACAGCTCCTGTTTCAGAATGGGAGGTTAAATTAGTTTTCTTTGCTATGCATCCAGATAAGGCACCGGGaccagatgggatgactgcGCTTTTTTACCAACAGTTTTGGGATATAGTCAAGCAGGATTTAACTCTTATGGTGTATAAATTCATGTTTGAAGGACATGTAGCCAATAGTCTGAATGATACAAACATATGCCTTATCCCGAAAACAACTAAGCCTAATGATATGGCTCAGTTCCGACCCATAAGCTTGTGCAATGTTAGCTACAAGATCGTCTCGAAAGTCTTATGCCAGAGACTAAAGAAAGTCTTGCCAGGTTTGATATCAGAaacccagtcagcctttgttgctggaAGACAGATTTCAGATAATATCATGATTGCTCAAGAGATGTTTCATGCCCTACGAACAAAGCCGAGTGGACGTAATAAGAGGATGGCCATCAAGATAgatatgagtaaggcatatgataggatggaaTGGTCGTTTATCGAAGCTGTGATGCGTAAGATGGGATTATCTGAGACATGGATCACCTGGATTATGAGGTGCATTACGTCGGTCAAATACAAAGTTCTCATGAATGGGCAGCCAAGAGGAAATATTGTTCCAG CCACCCGGCAAGAGGTTAAAGATACACTTGGAATACACAATGATGGAGGGATGGGAAAGTATTTGGGGATCCCAGAGGATATTAGTGGCTCTAAATGTAAACTTTTTGCATTTCTAAAGGATAATCTGATGCATAGAGTCAATGGATGGACTGGTCGATGGCTCtcaaaaggaggaaaggaagtaATGATCAAATCCATTTTACTAGCTCTTCCGACATACGTTATGTCGACGTTTCTGCTCCCATTGGAGATCTGTGAAAACCTCgctagtgccattgcacaattttggtggagctcGAATCCTCCAAAAAGAGGGATACACTGGGCGAAATGGGACAAGGTTTGTTTACCCAAAGAAGAGGGCGGTATTGGCTTCCGACTAATTCATGAGTTCAATTTAGCACTACTGGCAAAGCAATTATGGAGACTGGTCCAATACCTTGATTCACTGGTTTCCCGAGTATTAGGGGGGCGATATTATGGGATGACCTCGCCATTGAGGGCAACCTCTGCTAGCAGCCCATCATATGTGTGGACAAGCATCTCCGCAGCAAGGAAGCTTTTACTGCTAGGAATCAGACAGAAGATTCACTCTGGTTACGACGTCAGGGCATGGGAGGATCCGTGGATTCCAACGACACCTGCTAGACCGGCTAGACCTATAGCCCCTATGATGAACCTAAACATGAGAGTCAGTGACATCATTAATCAGGAATCAAAGGAGTGGGATGTAGGATTACTAGATGATTATGTCCATCCTGATGATATACCTCTCATCCGCAGTATGGCTATAAGCTCTACTCACCGTCGAGATACTTTTTGTTGGAACTACACGAGAAATGGCCAATACACAGTCAAGTCTGGATACTGGGTTTCTCAGAACCTATTGAAgcaagaagaggaaaaagaaatattagAGCCAAGTATCACtaaacttcaagcctttgcttggaagttgaAAGTGCCAAGGAAGATgtgccatcttatatggcaattgatcACGGGTCAGGTAGCAGTAACGAGGAATCTAGTAAGGCGTAATATGAGGTGCGATAATTATTGCCCAAGGTGTGGGGAAATAGAGGAATCTGTAACTCATGCAAtatttgaatgccctccagcATTGCAAGTATGGTCTTTATCGGTAACTCCTACAAGTCCAGGTATATTCCCAGTGGCGAGCGTCTACACAAACATGGACTATCTTTTCTGGaggaaaaataatatcattGTACCAGACCAAGacagggatccttatccctggataatatggtatatttggaaggctcgCAATGATAAGCTTTTCAGGGGTATAGATAGAGACCCTTTGGAACTCGTTCGATACGCAGAGAGTGAATGCCAAGCCTTGTTTAACGCAAATGAGATGATACCGCCACAA ATGGATCTTAGACAGCTTCTGATcgctttagtggatgtggatgagTCTGGATGGATAGTAGGGAGGACATACAACTTATGGGAACACGAAACTTTACTCGATGTGAATCAGCGTTGCATTAGAAGCGctgcgatgggcgatggagaacaTGCTTCAACACTCGCCGTGCCAGAGCTTTGGAACGGACTGCAAAGAGCTGATCGCAATGATAAATGA
- the LOC106445795 gene encoding E4 SUMO-protein ligase PIAL2 isoform X2, which translates to MSSASTAVRPVAGTGLPEKAAAALVNSFRLASVTQRLAFHIQTGAKSDVKEFQSCCISLAKGIDFAIANNEIPKKVEDLPSLLKQVCRHRDDVYTKTAVLVLMISIKHACKLGWFSDSEAQELIALADQMKNGFGNPENTIPAIQSPGGTLSQIMERFYPLVKLGHVLVSLEVKSGYTMLAHDFHISKNMPHSPQEKIRLFVVQTENIDTSACIINPPEVSFILNGKVVEKRVNISMDSGPQLPTNVTAILKYGTNLLQVMGNSNGHYIIVIAFTGLAQLPEKPVLKEYVQSGVVEASPDSDIIEGPSRVSLRCPISRIKLPVKGHLCKHLQCFDFWNYVNINMRNPSWRCPHCNQPVSYPEIRLDQNMVKILKDAGRNAADVIIHAGGTWKVAMENNGNEEPVRDAIIHDLEDPNSLLNAGPVVLDLTGDDEDDTDIELFGSTSKAVDQKPHLSDAQGQSNNNNTSKDASVDDYCSMFNFSDVISLDEVMLDHLNTGTGQDYSNLSQLPMPRDPTHVPAPFSQAPSPRERSATTSTVFPSPQVHASPVTPGGTYLSRTSSQMSSSTTSSQSRVHPVQVTSQSLGNGSSLAQSPRIPRVLAPQPNSYFARSLNSNHLTTQTQRPSSPPVQSVSRTSDLMDVDSATPDTSNWRPRMRGSITPGSYSPALDHMIIRPTQQSQTRLQVSQPGQTPPVQTSQALPPFSTAPPPTFTRPSGPTAPWGT; encoded by the exons ATGTCATCTGCGTCTACGGCGGTGCGTCCGGTGGCCGGAACTGGGTTACCGGAGAAGGCGGCGGCAGCTCTGGTCAATTCATTCCGTTTGGCCTCCGTGACGCAACGGTTAGCTTTCCACATTCAGACCGGCGCCAAAAGCGACGTCAAAGAGTTCCAAAGCTGCTGCATCTCTCTCGCCAA AGGAATTGATTTTGCGATAGCTAACAATGAAATCCCGAAGAAGGTTGAAGATCTTCCCTCCTTGCTTAAACAG GTGTGCCGACATAGAGATGATGTCTACACTAAGACTGCTGTTTTGGTGCTCATGATCTCTATTAAG CATGCTTGTAAACTGGGATGGTTTTCAGATAGCGAGGCTCAAGAACTCATCGCCCTTGCTGATCAG ATGAAAAATGGTTTCGGGAATCCTGAAAACACTATCCCTGCTATTCAAAGTCCTGGTGGTACATTATCGCAGATCATGGAGAG GTTTTATCCTCTTGTAAAGCTTGGGCATGTTCTTGTTTCTCTTGAAGTGAAG TCTGGCTATACAATGCTTGCACATGATTTCCATATCTCGAAGAATATGCCGCATTCTCCTCAAGAGAAAATT CGGCTATTTGTTGTCCAGACAGAAAACATAGACACGTCCGCCTGTATTATAAATCCTCCAGAAGTCAG CTTCATTTTAAATGGAAAGGTGGTCGAGAAGAGGGTTAATATCTCAATG gaTTCGGGGCCTCAACTCCCAACAAATGTTACTGCCATCCTCAAATACGGAACAAACCTCTTACAAGTTATGGGCAATTCCAATGGTCATTACATCATTGTAATTGCTTTTACGGGTTTAGCACAGCTACCTGAAAAACCAGTTCTTAAAGAGTATGTGCAGTCTGGAGTGGTCGAGGCAAGTCCAG ATTCTGACATCATTGAGGGGCCATCTCGAGTATCTCTCAGATGTCCTATAAG CCGGATCAAGCTTCCAGTCAAGGGCCACTTGTGTAAACATCTTCAG TGTTTTGATTTCTGGAATTATGTCAACATTAATATGAGAAACCCATCCTGGCGCTGCCCTCACTGCAATCAACCTGTCTCCTACCCAGAGATCCGTTTAGATCAAAACATGGTCAAG ATATTAAAGGATGCGGGGCGCAATGCTGCCGATGTAATCATCCATGCCGGTGGTACATGGAAGGTTGCAATGGAAAATAATGGAAACGAGGAACCTGTCCGTGATGCAATAATCCATGATCTTGAAGATCCAAATAGCTTGTTAAATGCTGGTCCTGTTGTCTTGGATCTTACTGGGGATGATGAGGACGATACTGATATTGAACTATTTGGTAGCACCAGCAAGGCTGTGGACCAGAAGCCCCACTTGTCAGATGCTCAGGGTCAATCTAATAATAACAACACAAGCAAAGATGCTTCAGTCGACGATTACTGTTCTATGTTTAACTTCTCGGATGTGATATCACTTGACGAGGTCATGCTAGATCACTTGAATACTGGAACTGGTCAGGATTACTCAAACTTATCTCAACTACCAATGCCTCGAGATCCAACACATGTACCTGCGCCATTCTCACAGGCACCATCTCCAAGAGAGAGATCAGCAACTACTTCCACCGTCTTCCCATCTCCTCAGGTTCATGCTTCACCTGTTACTCCCGGTGGAACATATCTTAGTAGAACCTCCAGTCAGATGTCATCATCGACAACTTCATCACAG AGCCGGGTGCACCCAGTCCAAGTTACGAGCCAGTCTCTTGGGAATGGATCATCTTTGGCTCAGTCTCCGCGTATCCCTAGAGTACTTGCTCCCCAGCCTAACAGTTATTTCGCACGAAGTCTAAACAGTAACCATTTAACCACTCAGACGCAGCGCCCGAGTAGTCCCCCTGTTCAATCAGTTTCCCGAACCAGTGACCTAATGGATGTGGACTCGGCTACTCCTGATACAAGCAACTGGCGCCCAAGGATGCGAGGCAGTATTACGCCCGGTTCATATTCCCCTGCTCTTGACCACATGATCATCCGACCTACCCAACAGTCTCAGACTAGGCTTCAAGTTTCACAACCGGGACAGACGCCACCGGTTCAGACATCTCAGGCTCTGCCACCGTTTTCAACCGCCCCTCCTCCGACTTTCACGAGGCCTTCTGGACCGACAGCACCATGGGGAACTTGA
- the LOC106445795 gene encoding E4 SUMO-protein ligase PIAL2 isoform X1 — MSSASTAVRPVAGTGLPEKAAAALVNSFRLASVTQRLAFHIQTGAKSDVKEFQSCCISLAKGIDFAIANNEIPKKVEDLPSLLKQVCRHRDDVYTKTAVLVLMISIKHACKLGWFSDSEAQELIALADQMKNGFGNPENTIPAIQSPGGTLSQIMERFYPLVKLGHVLVSLEVKSGYTMLAHDFHISKNMPHSPQEKIRLFVVQTENIDTSACIINPPEVSFILNGKVVEKRVNISMDSGPQLPTNVTAILKYGTNLLQVMGNSNGHYIIVIAFTGLAQLPEKPVLKEYVQSGVVEASPDSDIIEGPSRVSLRCPISRSRIKLPVKGHLCKHLQCFDFWNYVNINMRNPSWRCPHCNQPVSYPEIRLDQNMVKILKDAGRNAADVIIHAGGTWKVAMENNGNEEPVRDAIIHDLEDPNSLLNAGPVVLDLTGDDEDDTDIELFGSTSKAVDQKPHLSDAQGQSNNNNTSKDASVDDYCSMFNFSDVISLDEVMLDHLNTGTGQDYSNLSQLPMPRDPTHVPAPFSQAPSPRERSATTSTVFPSPQVHASPVTPGGTYLSRTSSQMSSSTTSSQSRVHPVQVTSQSLGNGSSLAQSPRIPRVLAPQPNSYFARSLNSNHLTTQTQRPSSPPVQSVSRTSDLMDVDSATPDTSNWRPRMRGSITPGSYSPALDHMIIRPTQQSQTRLQVSQPGQTPPVQTSQALPPFSTAPPPTFTRPSGPTAPWGT; from the exons ATGTCATCTGCGTCTACGGCGGTGCGTCCGGTGGCCGGAACTGGGTTACCGGAGAAGGCGGCGGCAGCTCTGGTCAATTCATTCCGTTTGGCCTCCGTGACGCAACGGTTAGCTTTCCACATTCAGACCGGCGCCAAAAGCGACGTCAAAGAGTTCCAAAGCTGCTGCATCTCTCTCGCCAA AGGAATTGATTTTGCGATAGCTAACAATGAAATCCCGAAGAAGGTTGAAGATCTTCCCTCCTTGCTTAAACAG GTGTGCCGACATAGAGATGATGTCTACACTAAGACTGCTGTTTTGGTGCTCATGATCTCTATTAAG CATGCTTGTAAACTGGGATGGTTTTCAGATAGCGAGGCTCAAGAACTCATCGCCCTTGCTGATCAG ATGAAAAATGGTTTCGGGAATCCTGAAAACACTATCCCTGCTATTCAAAGTCCTGGTGGTACATTATCGCAGATCATGGAGAG GTTTTATCCTCTTGTAAAGCTTGGGCATGTTCTTGTTTCTCTTGAAGTGAAG TCTGGCTATACAATGCTTGCACATGATTTCCATATCTCGAAGAATATGCCGCATTCTCCTCAAGAGAAAATT CGGCTATTTGTTGTCCAGACAGAAAACATAGACACGTCCGCCTGTATTATAAATCCTCCAGAAGTCAG CTTCATTTTAAATGGAAAGGTGGTCGAGAAGAGGGTTAATATCTCAATG gaTTCGGGGCCTCAACTCCCAACAAATGTTACTGCCATCCTCAAATACGGAACAAACCTCTTACAAGTTATGGGCAATTCCAATGGTCATTACATCATTGTAATTGCTTTTACGGGTTTAGCACAGCTACCTGAAAAACCAGTTCTTAAAGAGTATGTGCAGTCTGGAGTGGTCGAGGCAAGTCCAG ATTCTGACATCATTGAGGGGCCATCTCGAGTATCTCTCAGATGTCCTATAAG tcgCAGCCGGATCAAGCTTCCAGTCAAGGGCCACTTGTGTAAACATCTTCAG TGTTTTGATTTCTGGAATTATGTCAACATTAATATGAGAAACCCATCCTGGCGCTGCCCTCACTGCAATCAACCTGTCTCCTACCCAGAGATCCGTTTAGATCAAAACATGGTCAAG ATATTAAAGGATGCGGGGCGCAATGCTGCCGATGTAATCATCCATGCCGGTGGTACATGGAAGGTTGCAATGGAAAATAATGGAAACGAGGAACCTGTCCGTGATGCAATAATCCATGATCTTGAAGATCCAAATAGCTTGTTAAATGCTGGTCCTGTTGTCTTGGATCTTACTGGGGATGATGAGGACGATACTGATATTGAACTATTTGGTAGCACCAGCAAGGCTGTGGACCAGAAGCCCCACTTGTCAGATGCTCAGGGTCAATCTAATAATAACAACACAAGCAAAGATGCTTCAGTCGACGATTACTGTTCTATGTTTAACTTCTCGGATGTGATATCACTTGACGAGGTCATGCTAGATCACTTGAATACTGGAACTGGTCAGGATTACTCAAACTTATCTCAACTACCAATGCCTCGAGATCCAACACATGTACCTGCGCCATTCTCACAGGCACCATCTCCAAGAGAGAGATCAGCAACTACTTCCACCGTCTTCCCATCTCCTCAGGTTCATGCTTCACCTGTTACTCCCGGTGGAACATATCTTAGTAGAACCTCCAGTCAGATGTCATCATCGACAACTTCATCACAG AGCCGGGTGCACCCAGTCCAAGTTACGAGCCAGTCTCTTGGGAATGGATCATCTTTGGCTCAGTCTCCGCGTATCCCTAGAGTACTTGCTCCCCAGCCTAACAGTTATTTCGCACGAAGTCTAAACAGTAACCATTTAACCACTCAGACGCAGCGCCCGAGTAGTCCCCCTGTTCAATCAGTTTCCCGAACCAGTGACCTAATGGATGTGGACTCGGCTACTCCTGATACAAGCAACTGGCGCCCAAGGATGCGAGGCAGTATTACGCCCGGTTCATATTCCCCTGCTCTTGACCACATGATCATCCGACCTACCCAACAGTCTCAGACTAGGCTTCAAGTTTCACAACCGGGACAGACGCCACCGGTTCAGACATCTCAGGCTCTGCCACCGTTTTCAACCGCCCCTCCTCCGACTTTCACGAGGCCTTCTGGACCGACAGCACCATGGGGAACTTGA